Part of the Penicillium digitatum chromosome 4, complete sequence genome is shown below.
CAATCCCCGATCTGCCCTCGTATGCATGGAACCATTCTCAGCAATATTGGGTTGAGCCCCGTATCAGTCGCGAGCATAGGCTGAGAGAGCATCCGCCCCATGAGCTGTTAGGCAACAGGATGCCTGGTTTAGCATCCAACGTTGCCCTGTTCCGGTTGATACTTCGCCCCGGGGATATGCCATGGGTTCGCGACCATCTCGTTCAGGCGAATATGGTCTACCCGGGAGCTGGCTGCCTGGCTATGGCGATTGAGGGCATGCGACAGATCTCAGTCTCCGAATCATCGCCGCTTCCTCGAATTCGAGGATACCGCCTTCGCCACATTGAGATTACCCGTGCCCTCATCATCCCTGACACCACCGACGGCGTCGAAGTGCAACTTCTTCTCCAACCGCCGACCAGTAGACTAGCCCCAAATTGGCGCGAGTTCCACATTTCTTCCGCTACTACCGATGGAGATTGGGTAGAGCACTGCCATGGGCTTGTTGGGGTTGACACCGAGGAGCTGCCAAGTACCCAGGACCCGACTATCCGTCTTCCCTCCACGGCACGCATCCATCTGAACAGTACAGATGGGGTATACTTCCGGTCCATCGAACCAGCGGAGATGTTCCGGACTCTGCGTAAGGCAGGCATTCATCATGGTCCGTTATTTCAGAATCTGTCGTCCGTGCGGGCCGGATCCAATAAGGCAATGGCTTCCATTTTATCGGTGGACTCCACCGCAACACAGTCAACGTCCTCTGATCATGTTCTCCATCCCATCACATTGGATTCCGTTTTTCAGTTGGCGTATGCGGCGTTGTCTAAAGACGCTCAACGTGAAACGGGAGCCGCGATTCCCACGTCGATCAAAGATATGTACATTTCCGATGCCATCAGCCGCGAGTCTAACCACGCCTTTAAAGCCTTTGTCAACCTTGACCAAAGGAGTGCAAGAGGCTTCAACGTCTCCATCGCATTGGTTGATCAGGGCCAGCAGTACGGTTGCCCGCCAGCACCTGTTCTTGAAATTGACGGTATGCATTTCCAACGCGTGGGTAGTGCTTCAAATGAGACCGTTCCGTCAGATCATCCACATAGTGAACCACTGTGCTTAACTGTGGATTGGAGGGAATCCATCGCCTTAATCGACTCTACTATTTTGCGCCAGCGTCTTGCCAGAGAGGCTGATGCAGGTTCAAAGATCATGGAAGCAGACCTCACTCGCGCGACATATCACATTGTGCGCCAGGTTCTGACAACGTTGACTGATGGGGATGCTGCAACTCTCGAATCACGATATCCTGAGCTTCTCCAATGGATGAAGGAGCTAGTAGATCGAGCAGCCGGTAACCAACTGGCCCCACGCAGCTCTCGATGGGCCTCCGCCAGTGAAGGCGTGAAACAACGGCTCCTCGATCGAGTAGCCACCGAGAGTGTGAACGGGCAGCTCTTGATTACTCTCGGCCAGAATTTGCTGGCGATACTCCGGGATCAGATGGATCCATTGCAGGCTTCCAGAGAGGCCAACCACCCAGTTCTCGACACATTCCTGGAAAAGATGCTGCATAAACCCGCGGCAGTCGAGCGGCTCGCCCAGATTGTAGATCTTTACGCTCATCAGACTCCCCGAGCCAAGATTCTGGAGATTGGAACTCGGAGCCCTGGGGAATGTGTGGAGAAAATCATGCAATCTCTCACGGGAGACAGTGCGGGTTCGCTATTTGCTCGCGTGGGGGAGTATACTGTGACAGGCCCCAGGACCTCCGATAATGCAGCCACTGATAAATTTTCTGCATGGGCACCCCTGGTTAGGTATCAGCCCTTGGACCTTGCAGAAGATCTCAGCAGCCAAGGGTTTGAGAGCGGGTCTTACGACATTGTTATCACGTCGTTGCTCTCCCACGAGGCTACCAATCTTCGTGCAGCCATGGGCAATGCCCGAACATTATTGAAGGAAGGTGGGAAATTAATCGTGATTGAAAGGGTGCGCGAGACAGCAGATACAAGACTTCTTTTTGGTCTTCTATCACAGCATTGGAACCCACCTCGATCGATGGCTGAATGGGAGCAAATTCTCTGCGAGACGGGCTTTTCTGGCATCGATTTGGAGATCCCTGATTGcaatgacgaagaagagcGTTGCTTTAGTGTGATTGTTTCCACTGCTACTACTGCCGTCAACGAACCCGAAACATTTGGCTCCAAGATCAACAGCATCTCGGTGGTGTACACTGATAGCCAGCCCCCAGAGGAGTGGACTAACAGTCTCACGGCCGCGCTTTCTGGTCTCACGCATAGCGCCGTAATTGTTGAACCACTCCATGGCCTTGACCCCCGTGAGAAGGTAGTTGTGTTCGTTGCGGAGATCGCTGCCCCATTCCTTCGTCAAATGAACGAACCGGATTTCACTGCCTTAAAGGCCATTCTTACGCAGTCCAAACACGTTGCATGGCTATCGCGGGGATCAGAAATCAACAGTGATTTCCCGGACCAAGCCCTACATACTGGAATGCTTCGGACTTGCCGCGCAGAGAATAGCAGCAAACGATACATCTCCCTAGATCTGGACCCCGCCGAAGAGCCTTGGGCCATGTCGAGTATAAGCGCCATTGGCCATGTGATCCAGGCGGTCTTCATACGATCTCTGCCTGATTCTGAATTCGCGTTACGAGATGGCGCGCTCCTCGTTCCCCGAGTTAGGTTTGACTCGGAGGCGAGTAAGGCAGTGACGCCATCTACAGAAGCTGAGCTGCAGCCATTCCATCAACCAGGTCGAGACTTCCGATTGTTCACTGGGACCCCGGGTTTGCTCGACAGCCTGGTGTTTAAGGATGACCCCGAGGCACATGACCCATTGCCCGAGGGCTATGTGGAGATTGAACCCCGTGCTTTCGGTCTCAACTTCCGTGATATCATGGTAGCCATGGGACAGATGGAGGAGCCTCAGATGGGCTTCGAGTGTGCTGGCATCGTCAAGCGCACACAGGGGACTGCCGCTCACCACTTCAAGgcaggagatcgagtttGTGCCATTATGGCCCATGGCCACTGGGCCAATCTCACGCGTGTGCCCTGGACATCTGCAGCCCGTATCCCAGACGAGATGGACTTCGAGATGGCAGCATCCATCCCCATGACGTTTGTCACCGCGTATTACTCTTTATTCGAGGCCGGGCGTTTAGAGGCAGGAGAGACAGTCTTGATTCACGCCGCCTCTGGGGGTGTCGGCCAGGCAGCCATCATCCTGGCGCAATGGAAGCAGGCCAAGATCTTCGCCACGGTAGGAACTCCGGAAAAGAGGCGGTTCCTGATGGACACGTACCAGATCCCCGCTAGCCAGATCTTTTCTAGCCGCGATCCTTCCTTCGCTCGGGCCGTCAAGACAGCTACCGGGGGCAAAGGAGTAGACATCGTGCTAAACTCCTTAGCCGGCGAATTGCTTGACGAGACCTGGCATTGTTTGGCCCCGTACGGGCGTTTCGTGGAGATCGGAAAGAAAGACATCCAGTCCAACAAGCAGCTCGAGATGCGGCCCTTCCAAGATGCGGTGACCTTCGCTTCCTTTGATCTAGTCCAGCTGAGCGACTACCGGGGTCCAATTCTCTTCCGTATCTTGCGTGACGTGGTCAGCCTTTTCGAGCAGAAAGCCGTCCGTGCCATCAGCCCCATCACCACTTACCCCATCTCCGACCTCGGTCGAGCATTCCGACAGATGCAAGCGGGCCGGCATATTGGAAAGATTGTCATAGTGCCTCGATCAGGTGATAAAGTCAAGGTTAGTGCCGGTCCTGGCCCGGTTCGACTCTCCTCCACGGTCACTTACTTGATTACCGGTGGTCTGGGAGGCATCGGGAGGTCAATTGCCCGCTGGATGGTCGAACGTGGGGCCAAGCATCTGATCCTGGTCTCCCGTAACTCCGCCTCCCGACCGGAGTCACAGAAGTTAATCAAGGAGCTGGGACATATGGGATGCGAAGCGGTGGCCGTCAACTGCGATGTCTCACAGTCCATGAACCTGGGACAAGTCTTGTTCGAGTGCCAGGAGACGATGCCACCCATCCGCGGCGTGATCCAAGCCGCGATGAACCTTCAGGACTCGATTCTCGAACAGATGTCCTTTACCCAATGGTCCAGTAGCATCGCCGCCAAAGTCCAGGCCACACGAAATATTCACGAGTTCTTCGGAGACCGCCTGGACTTCTTCATCATGCTGTCCTCGGTTGTCGGCGTCGTTGGGAACGCCAGTCAAGCCAACTACGGCGCCGGCGGATCGTATCAGGATGCTCTGGCGCGCCATCGCGTCGCGCAGGGGCTACCAGGTGTTGCCCTCGACCTAGGCATGGTCCAGTCAGTCGGATGGCTAGCGGAAAACAAAGCCGTGGGGGATCGGCTGGTCCGCGAGGGATATCGCCCTCTGAGCGAAGATGAGGTCCTTCAGCTGGTCGAGAGCGCCATCCGGGATCCGATCGGGGCCATCGACACCAGTCAGGTTATTACTGGCATTGCGGGCTTCGATCCTGAAGCTCCGGATGCAGGTGCCTCCGGTTGGAGATCCGACCCGCGGTTTGCTGGTCTTCAGCGGCGTCATGGAGCAATCCACATTGCTGGGCTTGTCACTCCAACAACATCACTTCGTTCCCTCAAACAAGCACTTGCTGAGGCGGCAGCCGCAGAGCAGCCTGTTGCTCCGTTGATCACGCACGCTGTCATCGAGAAACTGTCGGAGATGTTCGCCACGCCCGTATCTGAGATCGACCCGTCCATGCCCTTGTCACACTATGGAGTCGATTCCCTGGTCGCGGTCGAGCTGCGGAACTGGTTGGTGGCTCAGTCAGGCTGTGAAATGTCGATTTTCGATGTGATGGGAAGTGCTTCACTGTCCGCGTTAGCTGATAAGATTGCTGATCGCCTCAACCACCGGTGACTGAACTCACTATAGCGCACAGTCAGATAATCAATAGtctgttttcttctttccattGTCAGAGAATGCCACAAACCCAAACGGTCCCGTTTCCCCTCAAGCTTTTCTTCGAATTCTTGTTCAAGGGCGTGTAGAGTAACTGCCAGTAATGATCACATTATTCCCCACCGCATCGCTAGCTACTCCCATGTCCATATCGGTATTCAGTATAGTATGTGATGCTTGGTTGCGTCTCATGGAGACGTTGAACCTATGGTAGTGACTGATGCGGATCAGAGCCTCCCGAGAGTGTTCCTAAAGCAACAGCATCGCTTTCCCTACAGTGCAGATAGTCCCACAATTCATGCCAGCGGTCAAAGGACCTAATCGAACCCAATTGGTACCATGCATGGCTGAAAACAGGGCTCAATGCCCCGGAAAACTACTCAGACCACCATCATAACGTAGCCTATCCAAATGAAAGGTTCAAGTCTCCTGTGTCTACATAGAAGGGAAAAGAGCGGAGTTTGAAAATTCAATCCGAGAATTCAGAGAGGTGTGTATGCCTGCCCATCGGTCATCCCATGCATTGGTGcactatgatgatgatgatgaattcattgacccgatctAGCTCGCTATTGCATACgtgctgctatgcggggattgcgtcccagagcccgctcccgacgacaAATGGTGATGCATTCATTGGTGCATTCATTGGTGCATTCATTGGTGCATTATAGATTTCTATCAATCCACACTCGGCCCGCTCGGTACCCGGCCCGACGCTTGGCCTCACCCCCAAA
Proteins encoded:
- a CDS encoding Acyl transferase/acyl hydrolase/lysophospholipase produces the protein MGDIGTPLADGVHSDILPQTMPIAIVGMGCRFGGGITSPEELWQMVADGKSAWSQIPQDRFNREAFFHPDSQRLGTSNVKGGCFLQEDVSLFDTSFFGLTAEVAASMDPQIRLLLEVTYEALESAGLSLAQIAGSNTSVFTGSFIHDYQDLMSRDPTTFSRYFSTGNFTAMMANRISHYFDLRGPSTPVDTGCSTSITALHLACQTLRTGEADAAIVGGTCIMLNPDMFCQLSSVGFIGPEGRCFAFDQRAQGYGRGEGIATLVLKPLDAALRDGDPIRALIRETGMNQDGKTPTITSPSRDAQEALMRACYQRAGLNPDETTYVEAHGTGTKAGDLEEVAAIRSVFGAGRKYQRPLVLGSVKSNLGHTEAASGLAAIIKVVKALENRQIPPTINIEQFNVNLGLQDGVLHVAQDLEAWPETNIRRASVNNFGYGGSNTHVIVEDAVSHIQKYSGQRPAVSQGARCSRKIFVLSGKDEGSTKGLMDRLLKHLKGHDLSLPALAYTLGQRRSRFPYTVAFSAASTDELSINLADQTLRPSYAAGAARIGFVFTGQGAQWHAMGQELTEKYPVFRQALHDAEKIFQEFGSPWSCIEELSRDSSTTRVNQPCLSFPLSCLIQLALVRLLTSWGICPAAVTGHSSGEVAAAYASGALSFREALAIVYFRGLLTSEHVAKTTSPGGMLAVGLGQKDIQTYLNCLTTGTIVVACVNSPSSVTLSGDLAGIEEVQQYLEDNGVFARRLRVESAYHSHHMLPLQQQYREILGKHLGPTRHFNPDVVFSSPVSGKVVHDALTLGPEHWVRNMLQPVLFDQSLGNMCFEKGSSDTSVSRVDIIIEIGPHGALAGPIRQCLAAASPITYTSCLTRNQDAVQTIQSMASTLVSHGNPVDLAQVNFPNGEDKELRAIPDLPSYAWNHSQQYWVEPRISREHRLREHPPHELLGNRMPGLASNVALFRLILRPGDMPWVRDHLVQANMVYPGAGCLAMAIEGMRQISVSESSPLPRIRGYRLRHIEITRALIIPDTTDGVEVQLLLQPPTSRLAPNWREFHISSATTDGDWVEHCHGLVGVDTEELPSTQDPTIRLPSTARIHLNSTDGVYFRSIEPAEMFRTLRKAGIHHGPLFQNLSSVRAGSNKAMASILSVDSTATQSTSSDHVLHPITLDSVFQLAYAALSKDAQRETGAAIPTSIKDMYISDAISRESNHAFKAFVNLDQRSARGFNVSIALVDQGQQYGCPPAPVLEIDGMHFQRVGSASNETVPSDHPHSEPLCLTVDWRESIALIDSTILRQRLAREADAGSKIMEADLTRATYHIVRQVLTTLTDGDAATLESRYPELLQWMKELVDRAAGNQLAPRSSRWASASEGVKQRLLDRVATESVNGQLLITLGQNLLAILRDQMDPLQASREANHPVLDTFLEKMLHKPAAVERLAQIVDLYAHQTPRAKILEIGTRSPGECVEKIMQSLTGDSAGSLFARVGEYTVTGPRTSDNAATDKFSAWAPLVRYQPLDLAEDLSSQGFESGSYDIVITSLLSHEATNLRAAMGNARTLLKEGGKLIVIERVRETADTRLLFGLLSQHWNPPRSMAEWEQILCETGFSGIDLEIPDCNDEEERCFSVIVSTATTAVNEPETFGSKINSISVVYTDSQPPEEWTNSLTAALSGLTHSAVIVEPLHGLDPREKVVVFVAEIAAPFLRQMNEPDFTALKAILTQSKHVAWLSRGSEINSDFPDQALHTGMLRTCRAENSSKRYISLDLDPAEEPWAMSSISAIGHVIQAVFIRSLPDSEFALRDGALLVPRVRFDSEASKAVTPSTEAELQPFHQPGRDFRLFTGTPGLLDSLVFKDDPEAHDPLPEGYVEIEPRAFGLNFRDIMVAMGQMEEPQMGFECAGIVKRTQGTAAHHFKAGDRVCAIMAHGHWANLTRVPWTSAARIPDEMDFEMAASIPMTFVTAYYSLFEAGRLEAGETVLIHAASGGVGQAAIILAQWKQAKIFATVGTPEKRRFLMDTYQIPASQIFSSRDPSFARAVKTATGGKGVDIVLNSLAGELLDETWHCLAPYGRFVEIGKKDIQSNKQLEMRPFQDAVTFASFDLVQLSDYRGPILFRILRDVVSLFEQKAVRAISPITTYPISDLGRAFRQMQAGRHIGKIVIVPRSGDKVKVSAGPGPVRLSSTVTYLITGGLGGIGRSIARWMVERGAKHLILVSRNSASRPESQKLIKELGHMGCEAVAVNCDVSQSMNLGQVLFECQETMPPIRGVIQAAMNLQDSILEQMSFTQWSSSIAAKVQATRNIHEFFGDRLDFFIMLSSVVGVVGNASQANYGAGGSYQDALARHRVAQGLPGVALDLGMVQSVGWLAENKAVGDRLVREGYRPLSEDEVLQLVESAIRDPIGAIDTSQVITGIAGFDPEAPDAGASGWRSDPRFAGLQRRHGAIHIAGLVTPTTSLRSLKQALAEAAAAEQPVAPLITHAVIEKLSEMFATPVSEIDPSMPLSHYGVDSLVAVELRNWLVAQSGCEMSIFDVMGSASLSALADKIADRLNHR